A window from bacterium encodes these proteins:
- a CDS encoding serine hydrolase, with translation MPLSLGFATRTATALALLVACGAASPAPGPQDLFPRARADAYLLLADGAVVAERNADRAHAPASLAKLMTALVVLERGWDPAAVVVVGPRAAAQRGAALGLRAGERLRASDLLTAMLVRSANDAAVALAESAAGDATRFVAAMNARAAALGLSRTHFANPTGLDAPGQTTSARDLARLAAEALERPEIAEAVARREGSIKTLDRRVLRFRNTNALLGSFAGARGVKTGDTARAGACLVAFVERPPRRALLVLLGAPDRWWTAAAMLEEALDARRR, from the coding sequence TTGCCGCTCAGCCTCGGGTTCGCGACGCGGACGGCGACGGCGCTCGCGCTGCTCGTCGCCTGCGGCGCGGCGTCGCCCGCGCCGGGGCCGCAGGACCTCTTCCCCCGCGCCCGCGCCGACGCCTATCTGCTTCTCGCCGACGGCGCCGTCGTCGCCGAACGCAACGCCGACCGCGCGCACGCCCCGGCCTCGCTGGCCAAGCTGATGACCGCGCTCGTCGTCCTCGAGCGCGGCTGGGATCCGGCGGCGGTCGTCGTCGTCGGGCCGCGCGCCGCGGCGCAGCGGGGCGCCGCGCTCGGGCTGCGCGCCGGCGAGCGGCTGCGGGCTTCCGACCTGCTGACGGCGATGCTCGTGCGCTCCGCCAACGACGCCGCCGTCGCGCTCGCCGAGAGCGCCGCGGGCGACGCGACGCGCTTCGTCGCGGCGATGAACGCCCGCGCCGCGGCGCTCGGACTCTCGCGCACGCACTTCGCCAACCCCACCGGCCTCGACGCGCCCGGGCAGACGACCAGCGCGCGCGACCTCGCGCGCCTCGCCGCGGAGGCGCTCGAGCGCCCTGAGATCGCCGAGGCCGTCGCGCGGCGCGAAGGGTCGATCAAGACGCTCGACAGGCGCGTCCTCCGCTTCCGCAACACCAACGCGCTCCTCGGCTCGTTCGCCGGAGCGCGCGGCGTCAAGACCGGCGACACGGCGCGCGCCGGCGCGTGCCTCGTCGCCTTCGTCGAGCGGCCGCCGCGGCGGGCGCTGCTCGTGCTGCTCGGCGCGCCCGACCGCTGGTGGACCGCGGCGGCGATGCTCGAGGAGGCGCTCGATGCGCGGCGCCGCTGA
- a CDS encoding DUF3617 domain-containing protein, with the protein MKTPLAAAAAALILVPLSLGTASAAAPAVGGEKGEYWQMTTRGTFGGMTMPATTVKFCKPKGDWKEPPGSEKNNCKVTSFAPLPNRMTWRMVCTDPKATANGEIVFKGPDAFSGTLNMTMDQGTMSMQMDGKRLGGECDVDEQRRTFEKRAAQAQAQSGAAMEQGCAEGARNGSATMFVGETAMCSSPAQKKAFCAGFGTPVGFAGVKQLDALSGMPGTKQSAAFCGGTVEQFHKQACAAGANGDAEGLNFVAAECPAEAQAIAQRECAGRRYTALAGSKYQSFCGQYARSEMKGGAQAQPQQQPQQPQQQPETTKDKAKKVLKGIFGR; encoded by the coding sequence ATGAAGACTCCGCTCGCCGCGGCCGCCGCGGCTCTGATCCTCGTCCCGCTCTCGCTTGGAACGGCCTCCGCCGCGGCGCCGGCAGTCGGCGGCGAGAAGGGCGAGTACTGGCAGATGACCACGCGCGGAACGTTCGGCGGCATGACGATGCCGGCGACGACCGTGAAGTTCTGCAAGCCGAAGGGCGATTGGAAGGAACCGCCGGGATCCGAGAAGAACAACTGCAAGGTGACGAGCTTCGCGCCGCTCCCCAACCGCATGACCTGGAGGATGGTCTGCACCGACCCGAAGGCCACCGCCAACGGCGAGATCGTCTTCAAGGGGCCCGACGCCTTCTCCGGCACGCTCAACATGACCATGGACCAAGGCACGATGAGCATGCAGATGGACGGCAAGCGGCTCGGCGGCGAGTGCGACGTGGACGAGCAGCGCCGCACGTTCGAGAAGCGCGCCGCGCAGGCCCAGGCCCAGTCGGGCGCCGCCATGGAGCAGGGGTGCGCCGAGGGGGCGCGGAACGGCTCGGCGACGATGTTCGTCGGCGAGACGGCGATGTGCAGTTCGCCCGCGCAGAAGAAGGCGTTCTGCGCCGGCTTCGGCACGCCGGTCGGCTTCGCCGGCGTGAAGCAGCTCGACGCCCTCTCCGGCATGCCGGGCACCAAGCAGTCCGCCGCGTTCTGCGGCGGCACGGTGGAGCAGTTCCACAAGCAGGCCTGCGCCGCGGGCGCGAACGGGGACGCCGAGGGGCTGAACTTCGTCGCCGCCGAGTGTCCCGCCGAAGCGCAGGCGATCGCCCAGCGCGAGTGCGCCGGCCGCCGCTACACCGCCCTCGCCGGCTCCAAGTACCAGTCGTTCTGCGGCCAGTACGCGCGCTCGGAGATGAAGGGGGGCGCGCAGGCGCAGCCCCAGCAGCAGCCGCAGCAACCCCAGCAGCAGCCGGAAACGACGAAGGACAAGGCGAAGAAGGTCCTCAAAGGGATCTTCGGCCGCTGA
- a CDS encoding NifB/NifX family molybdenum-iron cluster-binding protein produces the protein MKICIPIIEDKGLQSPVSAHFGSTPLFALCDTATGDFRTIDNRNAHHQHGMCQPLAAIGGQGVEAVVVGGIGRGAMMKLQAGGVRVLLGAPTTVAEALAAHEAGTLSEATPDMACAGHGHGPHGPHGPHACGA, from the coding sequence ATGAAGATCTGCATCCCGATCATCGAGGACAAAGGGCTCCAAAGCCCCGTGAGCGCCCACTTCGGCTCGACGCCGCTCTTCGCCCTCTGCGACACCGCGACCGGCGATTTCCGGACGATCGACAACCGCAACGCGCACCACCAGCACGGCATGTGCCAGCCGCTCGCCGCGATCGGCGGCCAGGGCGTCGAGGCGGTCGTCGTCGGCGGCATCGGCCGGGGCGCGATGATGAAACTCCAGGCGGGAGGCGTGCGGGTCCTCCTCGGCGCGCCGACGACGGTCGCCGAGGCGCTCGCGGCGCACGAGGCCGGGACCCTGAGCGAGGCGACGCCGGACATGGCCTGCGCCGGCCACGGCCACGGGCCGCACGGACCGCACGGGCCGCACGCCTGCGGCGCGTAG
- a CDS encoding DUF134 domain-containing protein, which produces MPRPCCLRRVGAAPIAAVFKPAGIPARDLEQVAMTLDEFEAIRLADREGLQQEEAALRMGISRPTFGRILAAARAKLAETVVCGKALLIEGGPVTTCRRARPPEQGETR; this is translated from the coding sequence ATGCCCCGCCCCTGCTGCCTCCGCCGCGTCGGCGCCGCGCCGATCGCCGCGGTCTTCAAGCCCGCCGGCATCCCGGCGCGCGACCTCGAGCAGGTCGCGATGACGCTCGACGAGTTCGAGGCGATCCGCCTCGCCGACCGCGAGGGGCTGCAGCAGGAGGAGGCCGCGCTGCGGATGGGGATCTCGCGCCCGACCTTCGGGCGGATCCTCGCCGCGGCGCGGGCCAAGCTCGCCGAGACGGTCGTCTGCGGCAAGGCGCTGCTCATCGAAGGAGGGCCGGTGACGACCTGCCGCCGCGCCCGTCCGCCCGAACAAGGAGAGACGCGATGA
- a CDS encoding M13 family metallopeptidase, whose amino-acid sequence MRPLPIIAVALCAAGLAFAQAGAPAAAPTIDVKALDRSVDPCVDFYQFACGSWMANNPIPGDKTRWGRFDQLAERNLDVLRGILEEAAAAGPKADPRTRKVGDFYAACMDEKAVEAAGAAPLKEEFGRIAAVKDRASLVAEIARLHRTGVRGALFGFSASADLHDARVQIADLSDGGITLPDRDYYLKEDPKSKDTRAKYVAHVQKMFELAGDAPEAAAAEAQAVMAFETALAKANMDRTARRDPRNVDHKMTVAELEKLAPRFGYGAFFAAVGAPKFDSLNVSNPDFVKAVDGMLETTKLDDWKTYLRWKYLRSTAGLLSSPFVAENFGFWEKYLRGQKEPEARWKRCVHATDGALGEALGPLYVAKAFPADAKARTLALVQGVEKAMGADLKSLAWMSDATKAKGAAKLAAVTNKIGYPDKWRDYSKLSIARNDFVGNARRSAEFETHRHLGKIGQPVDKTEFHMTPPTVNAYYSSSENNINFPAGILQAPFYDAVRDDAANYGGIGAVIGHELTHGFDDQGAKFDGDGNLSNWWSEADKAEFEKRTNCLADEYEGFSPIEGVHLKGKMTLGENTADNGGVLLSFLAMQEARKADPSRIPATLEGFTPEQRFFLGYAQVWCQNVTPEASRVLAMTDVHSPGRFRVNGVVSNSDFFRLAFSCKAGQPMVRENACRVW is encoded by the coding sequence ATGCGTCCTCTCCCGATCATCGCCGTCGCGCTGTGCGCCGCCGGGCTCGCGTTCGCGCAAGCGGGCGCGCCGGCCGCCGCGCCCACGATCGACGTCAAGGCCCTCGACCGCAGCGTCGATCCCTGCGTCGACTTCTACCAGTTCGCCTGCGGCTCCTGGATGGCGAACAACCCGATCCCCGGCGACAAGACCCGCTGGGGCCGCTTCGACCAGCTCGCCGAGCGGAACCTCGACGTCCTGCGCGGGATCCTCGAGGAGGCCGCGGCCGCGGGGCCGAAGGCCGATCCGCGGACCCGCAAGGTCGGCGACTTCTACGCCGCCTGCATGGACGAGAAGGCGGTCGAGGCCGCCGGCGCCGCGCCGCTCAAGGAGGAGTTCGGGCGGATCGCGGCGGTCAAGGACCGCGCCTCGCTCGTCGCCGAGATCGCGCGGCTCCATCGCACCGGCGTCCGCGGCGCGCTCTTCGGCTTCTCGGCCTCGGCCGACCTGCACGACGCGCGCGTCCAGATCGCCGACCTCTCGGACGGCGGGATCACGCTGCCCGACCGCGACTACTACCTCAAGGAAGACCCGAAGTCCAAGGACACGCGCGCCAAGTACGTCGCGCACGTCCAGAAGATGTTCGAGCTGGCCGGCGACGCCCCCGAGGCCGCGGCGGCCGAGGCGCAGGCGGTGATGGCGTTCGAGACGGCGCTGGCCAAGGCCAACATGGACCGCACCGCCCGCCGCGATCCGCGCAACGTGGACCACAAGATGACCGTCGCCGAGCTGGAGAAGCTCGCCCCGCGCTTCGGCTACGGCGCCTTCTTCGCCGCCGTCGGCGCGCCGAAGTTCGACTCGCTCAACGTCTCGAACCCCGACTTCGTCAAGGCCGTGGACGGGATGCTGGAGACGACGAAGCTCGACGACTGGAAGACCTACCTGCGCTGGAAGTACCTCCGCTCCACCGCGGGTCTCCTCTCCTCGCCGTTCGTCGCCGAGAACTTCGGCTTCTGGGAGAAGTACCTCCGCGGGCAGAAGGAGCCCGAGGCGCGCTGGAAGCGCTGCGTCCACGCGACGGACGGCGCGCTCGGCGAGGCGCTCGGCCCGCTCTACGTCGCCAAGGCCTTCCCCGCCGACGCCAAGGCGCGCACGCTCGCCCTGGTCCAGGGCGTCGAGAAGGCGATGGGCGCCGACCTGAAGTCGCTCGCCTGGATGTCGGACGCGACGAAGGCGAAGGGCGCCGCGAAGCTGGCCGCAGTGACCAACAAGATCGGCTACCCCGACAAGTGGCGCGACTACAGCAAGCTGTCCATCGCGCGCAACGACTTCGTCGGCAACGCCCGGCGCTCGGCGGAGTTCGAGACGCACCGCCACCTGGGCAAGATCGGCCAGCCGGTGGACAAGACCGAGTTCCACATGACGCCGCCGACGGTCAACGCCTACTACAGCTCGTCCGAGAACAACATCAACTTCCCGGCCGGCATCCTGCAGGCCCCCTTCTACGACGCCGTGCGCGACGACGCCGCCAACTACGGCGGGATCGGCGCCGTCATCGGCCACGAACTGACGCACGGCTTCGACGACCAGGGCGCGAAGTTCGACGGCGACGGCAACCTCTCCAACTGGTGGAGCGAGGCCGACAAGGCCGAGTTCGAGAAGCGCACCAACTGCCTCGCCGACGAGTACGAAGGGTTCTCCCCGATCGAGGGCGTCCACCTCAAGGGGAAGATGACCCTCGGAGAGAACACCGCCGACAACGGCGGCGTGCTGCTGTCGTTCCTCGCCATGCAGGAAGCGCGCAAGGCCGATCCGTCGCGCATCCCGGCGACGCTCGAAGGGTTCACGCCGGAGCAGCGGTTCTTCCTCGGCTACGCGCAGGTCTGGTGCCAGAACGTGACGCCCGAGGCGTCGCGCGTCCTCGCCATGACCGACGTCCACTCGCCGGGGCGCTTCCGCGTCAACGGCGTCGTCTCCAACTCGGACTTCTTCCGCCTGGCCTTCTCCTGCAAGGCCGGGCAGCCGATGGTCCGGGAGAACGCCTGCCGCGTCTGGTGA